From a single Planococcus shenhongbingii genomic region:
- a CDS encoding ABC transporter ATP-binding protein: MEKILQVKDLELSFNTFGGEVKAIRGVNFDLYKGETLAIVGESGSGKSVTTKSIMRLLPENSAEFKNGEILFGGRDLTKLSDKEMQKIRGKDISMIFQDPMTSLNPTMPIGRQITEPILKHQKISKSEAKKVAIDLLRLVGMPKPELRMKQYPHQFSGGQRQRIVIAISLACNPQILIADEPTTALDVTIQAQILELMKDLQKKIDTSIIFITHDLGVVANVADRVAVMYGGKIVEIGTVDEIFYNPQHPYTWGLLSSMPSLDTSDAKLYAIPGTPPDLIAPPKGDAFALRSEYALQIDMEQNPPFFKVSDTHSAATWLLHPDAPQVEPPQTVIERMKKFPGSRYYEGGAV, translated from the coding sequence ATGGAAAAAATTCTACAAGTAAAAGACCTTGAGCTTTCCTTTAACACTTTTGGTGGGGAAGTTAAAGCTATCCGAGGCGTCAACTTTGATTTATATAAAGGGGAGACATTGGCGATTGTTGGTGAATCAGGTTCCGGGAAATCGGTTACCACCAAATCCATCATGCGTCTGCTGCCGGAAAACTCGGCTGAATTCAAAAATGGAGAAATTTTATTTGGCGGCCGTGATTTGACTAAGCTGTCGGACAAAGAAATGCAAAAGATTCGCGGAAAAGACATCTCAATGATTTTCCAAGATCCAATGACATCATTAAATCCAACTATGCCAATTGGCCGGCAAATTACAGAACCGATTTTAAAGCACCAAAAAATCAGTAAATCAGAAGCGAAAAAAGTAGCCATCGATTTATTGCGTTTAGTTGGTATGCCAAAACCTGAGCTTCGCATGAAACAATATCCGCACCAGTTTTCCGGCGGTCAGCGCCAACGGATTGTTATTGCCATCTCACTTGCTTGCAATCCTCAAATTTTGATTGCTGACGAGCCGACAACGGCACTTGACGTAACCATTCAGGCACAGATTTTGGAATTGATGAAAGATCTGCAAAAGAAAATTGATACATCCATTATCTTTATTACGCATGATCTTGGAGTTGTAGCGAACGTTGCAGACCGGGTAGCTGTTATGTACGGCGGCAAAATTGTAGAAATTGGAACTGTAGATGAAATTTTCTATAACCCTCAGCATCCTTATACATGGGGCTTGCTTAGTTCAATGCCTTCTCTGGATACATCGGATGCTAAATTATATGCAATACCAGGAACTCCGCCCGATTTAATAGCTCCTCCGAAAGGAGATGCTTTTGCATTGCGCAGTGAATATGCCCTGCAAATAGATATGGAGCAAAATCCGCCATTTTTTAAAGTGAGCGATACGCATTCTGCTGCGACTTGGCTGTTGCATCCGGATGCACCGCAAGTGGAACCGCCGCAAACAGTAATCGAGCGGATGAAGAAGTTCCCGGGCAGCAGATATTACGAAGGGGGAGCGGTATAA
- the opp3C gene encoding oligopeptide ABC transporter permease, with protein MTQNLEKLPKGSFERITVDTKQAERISKPSVSFWQDAWYRLRKNKGAVFSLVLFILIVIMSFVGPAISPYEPNAQTITHANLPPKIPVIENLGIFDGVGTLGGKEVDLYEMKNVEVNYWFGTDGLGRDMFSRLWKGTQVSLFIAFVAAAIDMLIGVIYGGISGYFGGRIDDFMQRIVEILTGIPNLVVVILFIMIMDPGILAIIIALTITGWTGMSRVVRGQVLKYKNQEFVLASRTLGASDSRIIWKHLMPNVLGIIIINTMFTIPTAIFFEAFLSFIGLGLQAPDASLGTLINDGYKLLQYQPHILAFPAILLSLIMICFNLIGDGLRDALDPKMKD; from the coding sequence ATGACACAAAACTTAGAAAAATTACCTAAAGGTTCATTCGAACGAATCACAGTGGATACAAAACAAGCTGAACGCATTTCAAAACCAAGCGTCAGTTTTTGGCAAGATGCCTGGTATAGATTACGCAAGAACAAAGGAGCGGTCTTCAGCTTAGTGCTGTTCATCTTAATCGTCATTATGTCATTTGTTGGGCCAGCAATTAGTCCTTATGAACCGAATGCACAAACTATCACCCATGCAAACTTGCCGCCAAAAATTCCGGTCATTGAAAATCTGGGGATTTTTGATGGGGTCGGGACTTTAGGCGGGAAGGAAGTTGACTTGTATGAGATGAAAAATGTTGAAGTCAACTATTGGTTCGGAACTGATGGACTAGGGCGTGACATGTTTTCTCGTCTATGGAAAGGAACTCAAGTTTCACTATTCATTGCGTTTGTAGCAGCAGCGATTGATATGCTAATCGGTGTAATTTACGGCGGAATTTCCGGTTATTTCGGCGGCCGCATAGATGACTTTATGCAGCGTATAGTAGAAATTTTGACAGGAATTCCAAACTTGGTTGTCGTAATTTTGTTTATCATGATTATGGACCCAGGGATTTTGGCCATCATCATTGCGTTAACGATAACCGGCTGGACAGGGATGTCACGTGTAGTCCGTGGCCAGGTCCTTAAATACAAAAACCAGGAGTTTGTATTGGCTTCAAGAACTCTTGGTGCCAGCGATTCCAGAATTATTTGGAAACACTTAATGCCAAACGTTCTGGGGATTATCATTATCAATACAATGTTTACGATTCCAACCGCTATTTTCTTTGAAGCGTTCTTAAGCTTTATCGGTTTAGGTCTCCAAGCACCAGATGCATCGCTTGGAACGTTGATCAACGATGGTTACAAACTGCTTCAATATCAGCCGCATATTTTGGCATTCCCGGCTATTTTATTAAGTTTAATCATGATTTGCTTTAACTTGATCGGTGATGGTCTTCGCGATGCGCTTGATCCTAAGATGAAAGATTAA
- a CDS encoding peptide ABC transporter substrate-binding protein: MKNSKLFWLLGLVLVLSAFLAACGGGGETTTEPSETDGNTEKTDEKASGDLDSVQELNLMETAEIPTMDSALAEDAVAFNIMNNVNEGLYRLNQENIAEPAMAESEPEISEDGLTYTFKLRDANWSDGTPVTAQDFVFSWQRAVDPATGSPYGPYMMAGTIKNAAAIAEGKMDKAELGVEAKDEKTLVVTLERPVPYFMSLMAFGTFLPQKEAFVTEKGKAYASNSDNLLYNGPFVLTNWDGTGLTWSMEKNPEYWDAETVKLDKVNVDVVKEAGTGLNLYDSGEKDRAGLSGEYAMQHADNPEAVRELEPTVFYLKFNQERNGEKTPLANENIRKAISLAYNKQDLVDVVLANGSLPADFLVPTEFSFDEEKKDFREVNGKMNEFNAEEAKKYWETGLKELGVTEVTLEMLGGDTELSKKMDEYLKSQLEGNLEGLTIELKAVPFAVRLELDEKQDYDIQNSGWGPDYQDPMTFLDLFVTGSAQNKMSYSNPEFDKLIEQAKGELALDPAARWEAMAKAEKILIEEDATISGIFQRSVMSLQKPYVHDIVVHPFGGDYSYKWAYISGKE; encoded by the coding sequence CGGCATGTGGCGGCGGGGGAGAAACTACAACTGAACCATCAGAAACAGACGGCAACACAGAAAAAACTGATGAAAAAGCATCAGGGGATTTAGATTCAGTACAAGAGTTGAATTTAATGGAAACCGCTGAAATTCCAACAATGGATTCAGCACTTGCTGAAGACGCGGTAGCTTTCAACATTATGAATAACGTAAACGAAGGTTTGTACCGCTTGAACCAAGAAAACATTGCAGAACCGGCTATGGCTGAAAGCGAACCTGAAATCAGCGAAGACGGATTAACTTACACTTTTAAATTGCGTGATGCTAACTGGTCAGATGGTACCCCAGTTACAGCCCAAGATTTCGTATTTTCTTGGCAGCGTGCTGTGGATCCAGCTACTGGATCACCTTACGGCCCTTACATGATGGCTGGCACAATCAAAAATGCTGCAGCTATTGCAGAAGGTAAAATGGACAAAGCTGAACTTGGTGTAGAAGCGAAGGATGAAAAAACTCTAGTGGTAACACTTGAGCGTCCGGTCCCTTACTTTATGTCATTAATGGCTTTTGGAACATTCCTTCCACAAAAAGAAGCTTTCGTCACTGAAAAAGGAAAAGCTTACGCTTCCAATTCTGACAACCTTCTTTACAACGGACCATTTGTATTGACTAACTGGGACGGCACAGGCCTGACATGGTCAATGGAAAAAAATCCAGAGTACTGGGATGCAGAGACAGTTAAACTTGATAAAGTTAACGTGGACGTAGTTAAAGAGGCAGGTACTGGGCTTAATCTTTATGATTCAGGCGAAAAAGACCGCGCTGGTCTTTCTGGTGAGTACGCTATGCAACATGCTGACAATCCAGAAGCTGTTAGAGAATTAGAGCCGACTGTATTCTACTTAAAATTCAACCAAGAACGCAATGGAGAAAAAACGCCATTAGCAAACGAAAATATCCGTAAAGCGATTTCTTTGGCTTACAACAAACAAGATTTAGTTGATGTAGTATTAGCTAACGGATCACTTCCAGCTGACTTCTTAGTACCAACTGAATTCAGTTTTGACGAAGAGAAAAAAGATTTCCGTGAAGTTAACGGAAAAATGAACGAGTTTAATGCGGAAGAAGCTAAAAAATACTGGGAAACTGGTTTGAAAGAGCTTGGCGTTACAGAAGTGACTCTTGAAATGCTTGGTGGAGATACTGAGCTTTCTAAGAAAATGGATGAGTACTTAAAATCTCAACTTGAAGGAAACCTTGAAGGGTTGACTATTGAACTTAAAGCAGTTCCATTTGCAGTCCGTCTAGAACTTGATGAAAAACAAGACTACGATATCCAAAACTCTGGCTGGGGCCCTGACTATCAAGATCCGATGACATTCCTCGACTTGTTCGTAACAGGATCTGCTCAGAACAAAATGAGTTATTCGAATCCTGAATTCGATAAATTGATTGAACAAGCTAAAGGCGAATTGGCTTTAGATCCTGCAGCACGTTGGGAAGCTATGGCTAAAGCAGAGAAAATCTTGATTGAAGAAGATGCTACTATTTCTGGTATCTTCCAACGCAGTGTAATGTCACTTCAAAAACCGTATGTTCACGACATTGTTGTTCACCCATTCGGTGGAGATTACAGTTACAAATGGGCTTACATTTCTGGCAAAGAATAA
- the opp3b gene encoding oligopeptide ABC transporter permease encodes MARYIGKRLIYMVITLALIATFTFFLMKILPGSPIASADKLSPEQRAVVEEAYGLNDPLPIQYFNYMFGLVQGDLGISINQFKGAPVTDLILSRMGPSAQIGFQGMLIGTVIGILLGMIAALRQNTWVDYSSTLVAIIGISIPSFVFASLLQYWFGLKLEWFPVALWKDGFMSSVLPSIALAMFPLATAARFIRTEMIEVLGSDYITLAKAKGASGSEIAFKHAFRNALIPLITVLGPMTVGILTGSLVVEQIFAIPGIGEQFVKSIMVNDFAIIMGTTIFFSVFLIVVILIVDILYGIIDPRIRLSGGKSS; translated from the coding sequence ATGGCACGATACATCGGCAAACGATTAATTTATATGGTAATCACCTTAGCTCTGATTGCTACTTTTACATTTTTCTTAATGAAAATATTACCGGGTTCCCCTATCGCTTCCGCAGATAAATTATCTCCAGAACAAAGGGCAGTGGTTGAAGAAGCTTACGGTTTGAATGATCCTCTTCCAATTCAGTACTTTAACTATATGTTCGGGCTAGTGCAAGGGGATTTAGGAATTTCGATTAACCAGTTTAAAGGTGCTCCAGTGACTGATTTAATACTCAGCCGAATGGGTCCTTCTGCACAAATCGGATTCCAAGGGATGCTGATTGGTACTGTTATTGGTATTCTGCTAGGAATGATAGCTGCTCTGCGTCAAAATACCTGGGTCGACTATAGCAGTACACTTGTAGCGATTATCGGGATATCCATTCCTTCATTTGTTTTTGCTTCCTTGCTTCAATATTGGTTTGGCTTAAAATTGGAATGGTTCCCGGTAGCACTATGGAAAGACGGATTTATGTCGAGCGTGCTGCCATCGATTGCCTTGGCAATGTTTCCTCTTGCAACAGCGGCACGTTTTATCCGGACAGAAATGATTGAAGTTCTAGGATCAGACTATATAACATTAGCGAAAGCCAAAGGGGCGAGCGGATCTGAGATAGCATTCAAACATGCTTTCCGAAATGCATTGATTCCTTTGATTACTGTACTAGGGCCAATGACAGTGGGGATTCTAACAGGTTCTCTTGTTGTTGAACAAATCTTTGCGATTCCAGGAATCGGAGAACAATTCGTTAAATCAATCATGGTGAACGATTTTGCTATTATCATGGGCACAACTATTTTCTTCTCTGTCTTCCTAATCGTCGTAATTTTGATTGTGGATATTCTATATGGCATTATAGACCCACGGATTCGTCTTTCAGGAGGTAAAAGTTCATGA